Within the Metasolibacillus fluoroglycofenilyticus genome, the region GCCCGCATGTGCATATTTTCTTTGCTGAGCCAACGCAGTCACCTTGTATGCTACTTGGCATGATGACGGGGTTACATGATGAGATTGATGTTAAGCAAATTGGTTTAACGAATGTGACGGAGGCTGATGGACTCGCTGTAGGGCGTGCATCAAAATTTGTTGGCGCACAGATGGAAACAATTGTGAGTGGTTGTTATACTGTAGAGGATTCATTTTTATTTACAAGCTTGCGACAAATGTATTGCAGAGAGCATATTTTTATGGAGCCATCCGCACATGCAGGCTTTTTTGGACCGATACAGCTTGCTCGTATTGGTGCAGCGTATATAGATAGTAACGGTTTAAAGCCATTTATGCAAAACGCGCACCATCTTGTTTGGTCAACAGGGGGAGATTTAGTCCCGAATGAATGGCGCGATAAATATTTACAAAAATAATGTATTTGAGGAAGGTATAAAGCTGTGATAATTACTGTTTTAATTGTAGGCTTTTTGCTCGCTGGTCTACTCGATTTGAAATTGAGAAAGAAATTTAATATTAAAAAGAATGAAAAGTTTATGGATCAATATGTACACAAAGCTCATTTTGTATTAGAAATGTTATTATGCGCATTTTTTATCGCAAATATTGCGATGCGAGGCTTTAGTGGGAAATATTTGTACTTCCTGTTATTTTTGTTTTTCGCGCTCGTATTCGCTATTCGTGTCGCGCTTGAATATATTTTTATGAAGGAACAACGAAAATATATTATTTCCATCGCCTATGTAGTCGTTTGTTTAGCTTGCGCTACAACCATTTTATTGTTTCTATAATTGCTTTACTGTAAATGAAAGAAGGTTATGTTTTGAGAAAGAAACTTGATAGACGTAAAAGTATGATAGCGGCGGCAACTGAATTATTTGCAAGAAGTGGCTTTGAAAACACAACAATGCAAAATATAGCAGACCAAGCTGAAGTAGGCATCGCC harbors:
- a CDS encoding DUF4181 domain-containing protein, coding for MIITVLIVGFLLAGLLDLKLRKKFNIKKNEKFMDQYVHKAHFVLEMLLCAFFIANIAMRGFSGKYLYFLLFLFFALVFAIRVALEYIFMKEQRKYIISIAYVVVCLACATTILLFL